The following proteins come from a genomic window of Kitasatospora sp. NBC_01246:
- a CDS encoding UPF0182 family membrane protein — protein sequence MPERSGPGFRRRVGPPSRRARVLLLTLGVLAVLFLLFVMFAGFWTDWLWFKSVHYSSVFTTQLWTKVGLFAVFGLLMALVVGANIWLAHRLRPPLSAMSVEQQSLDRYRAGLAPFKRWALIGISLVIGLVAGAAASGQWRTWLLWTNGTSFGVKDQQFGMDVSFYAFELPFYEFLLGFAFSAVIVSLLTSALVHYLYGGLRLQGPGRRASAGAQGHLAVLLGVFVLLKAVAYWLDRYALAVKTGSYKSVTGWTGLRYVDANAFLPAKTILFFVAIICAVLFFLTPIRRTWAPALIGLGLMVLSAVLIGGVYPAIVQQFQVKPNEQAKETPYIQKNIDATRQAYGIADSQTTQYTPQGSTTAEALKPDAQTIADIRLLDPNVVSPTFQSIEQQRSYYAFPSTLDVDRYGKGETAQDTVIGLRELDLNGVQRNWINDHFKYTHGYGAVVAKGNQVNDKGQPVFTESGLPATGSLGDYQQRVYYGEKTGTYSIVGGANQEIDYTTDSGENKQYQYTGGSGVSLDNPITRAAYAVKFAEPQILYAGAITDGAKVIYDRTPKERVEKVAPWLSIDADPYPVVQPGPDGQPGRVVWVLDGYTTSDGYPFSSKTTLGTATKDSLTNQRGELLTAANQVNYIRNSVKATVDAYTGEVTLYQWDENDPVLKTWMKAFPDTVKAKADIPGTLMPHLRYPQDMFKVQRDLLGQYHVTDANSFFNGSDIWQIPVDPTSDTKQPQPPYYLTVRMPDPAVTSAGFSLTSTFVPSGRENLAAFMAVSADPGPDYGKIRLLKVPGDSKTLGPNLVQSQFNSRQEVAQQITLLKSGGDSELEYGNLLTLPVGGGLLNVEPVYVRGRGAKYPTLQKVLAVYGNDNVAFENTLEEALKKVFAGAAPATTPTAPTTPGTPSTPTPTPTAPATPGTGGATTPELQKAWADVEKAYNDSQNAFKSGDWAAYGQAQKALGDAIKAAQAAQQKAGGTPAATPSATAPAGASPSPSAGASP from the coding sequence ATGCCGGAACGCTCAGGGCCGGGATTCCGGCGCAGGGTAGGCCCGCCCTCCCGGCGGGCGCGGGTACTCCTGCTGACCCTGGGCGTACTCGCGGTGCTCTTCCTGTTGTTCGTCATGTTCGCCGGGTTCTGGACGGACTGGCTCTGGTTCAAGTCGGTCCACTACTCCTCGGTGTTCACCACCCAGCTCTGGACGAAGGTCGGCCTGTTCGCCGTCTTCGGCCTGTTGATGGCGCTGGTCGTGGGCGCCAACATCTGGCTGGCGCACCGGCTCCGGCCGCCGCTGTCGGCGATGTCGGTGGAGCAGCAGAGCCTGGACCGCTACCGGGCCGGCCTGGCGCCGTTCAAGCGCTGGGCGCTGATCGGGATCTCGCTGGTGATCGGCCTGGTGGCCGGCGCCGCCGCCTCGGGCCAGTGGCGGACCTGGCTGCTGTGGACCAACGGGACGTCCTTCGGCGTCAAGGACCAGCAGTTCGGCATGGACGTCTCGTTCTACGCCTTCGAGCTGCCGTTCTACGAGTTCCTGCTCGGCTTCGCGTTCAGCGCGGTGATCGTCTCGCTGCTGACCTCGGCGCTGGTGCACTACCTGTACGGGGGCCTGCGGCTGCAGGGCCCGGGCCGCCGGGCCAGTGCCGGCGCGCAGGGCCACCTCGCGGTGCTGCTCGGCGTGTTCGTGCTGCTGAAGGCGGTGGCGTACTGGCTGGACCGGTACGCGCTGGCGGTGAAGACCGGCTCGTACAAGAGCGTCACCGGTTGGACCGGCCTGCGCTACGTGGACGCCAACGCGTTCCTGCCGGCCAAGACCATCCTGTTCTTCGTCGCGATCATCTGCGCGGTGCTGTTCTTCCTGACCCCGATCCGCCGCACCTGGGCACCGGCCCTGATCGGCCTCGGGCTGATGGTGCTCTCGGCGGTGCTGATCGGCGGGGTGTACCCGGCGATCGTGCAGCAGTTCCAGGTCAAGCCGAACGAGCAGGCCAAGGAGACGCCGTACATCCAGAAGAACATCGACGCGACGCGGCAGGCGTACGGGATCGCGGACAGCCAGACCACCCAGTACACCCCGCAGGGTTCGACCACGGCCGAGGCGCTCAAGCCCGACGCGCAGACCATCGCGGACATCCGGCTGCTGGACCCGAACGTGGTCTCGCCGACCTTCCAGTCGATCGAGCAGCAGCGCTCTTACTACGCCTTCCCGTCCACGCTGGACGTGGACCGCTACGGCAAGGGCGAGACCGCCCAGGACACCGTGATCGGCCTGCGTGAGCTGGACCTCAACGGCGTGCAGCGCAACTGGATCAACGACCACTTCAAGTACACCCACGGCTACGGCGCGGTGGTGGCCAAGGGCAACCAGGTCAACGACAAGGGCCAGCCCGTCTTCACCGAGTCGGGCCTGCCGGCCACCGGTTCGCTGGGCGACTACCAGCAGCGGGTCTACTACGGCGAGAAGACCGGCACGTACTCGATCGTCGGCGGTGCCAACCAGGAGATCGACTACACCACCGACTCCGGTGAGAACAAGCAGTACCAGTACACCGGCGGCAGCGGTGTCTCGCTGGACAACCCGATCACCCGGGCCGCGTACGCGGTGAAGTTCGCCGAGCCGCAGATCCTCTATGCGGGGGCGATCACCGACGGCGCGAAGGTCATCTACGACCGGACGCCCAAGGAGCGGGTGGAGAAGGTCGCGCCGTGGCTGTCGATCGACGCCGACCCGTACCCGGTCGTGCAGCCCGGCCCGGACGGCCAGCCCGGGCGGGTGGTCTGGGTGCTGGACGGCTACACCACCTCCGACGGCTACCCGTTCTCCTCCAAGACGACGCTGGGCACGGCCACCAAGGACTCGCTGACCAACCAGCGCGGCGAGCTGCTGACCGCCGCCAACCAGGTCAACTACATCCGCAACTCGGTCAAGGCCACCGTGGACGCGTACACCGGTGAGGTGACGCTCTACCAGTGGGACGAGAACGACCCGGTGCTCAAGACCTGGATGAAGGCGTTCCCGGACACCGTCAAGGCCAAGGCCGACATCCCGGGCACGCTGATGCCGCACCTGCGCTACCCGCAGGACATGTTCAAGGTGCAGCGCGACCTGCTCGGCCAGTACCACGTGACGGACGCCAACTCGTTCTTCAACGGCAGCGACATCTGGCAGATCCCGGTCGACCCGACCAGCGACACCAAGCAGCCGCAGCCGCCGTACTACCTGACGGTGCGGATGCCGGACCCGGCGGTCACCTCCGCCGGCTTCTCGCTGACCAGCACCTTCGTCCCGAGCGGCCGGGAGAACCTGGCGGCCTTCATGGCGGTCAGTGCCGACCCGGGGCCGGACTACGGGAAGATCAGGCTGCTCAAGGTGCCGGGGGACAGCAAGACCCTCGGGCCCAACCTGGTGCAGTCGCAGTTCAACTCCCGCCAGGAGGTGGCCCAGCAGATCACCCTGCTGAAGAGCGGCGGTGACTCCGAGCTGGAGTACGGCAACCTGCTGACCCTGCCGGTCGGCGGCGGCCTGCTCAACGTCGAGCCGGTGTACGTGCGCGGGCGCGGTGCCAAGTACCCGACGCTGCAGAAGGTGCTCGCGGTGTACGGCAACGACAACGTGGCGTTCGAGAACACCCTGGAGGAGGCGCTGAAGAAGGTCTTCGCCGGTGCCGCCCCGGCGACCACGCCGACCGCGCCGACCACCCCGGGGACCCCGAGCACCCCGACGCCCACCCCGACGGCGCCGGCGACCCCGGGCACCGGCGGGGCCACCACCCCGGAGCTGCAGAAGGCCTGGGCGGACGTCGAGAAGGCGTACAACGACAGCCAGAACGCGTTCAAGAGCGGTGACTGGGCGGCCTACGGCCAGGCCCAGAAGGCGCTCGGCGACGCGATCAAGGCGGCCCAGGCGGCGCAGCAGAAGGCCGGCGGCACCCCCGCCGCCACGCCTTCGGCCACCGCGCCGGCCGGGGCCTCGCCGAGCCCCTCGGCGGGCGCGAGCCCCTGA
- a CDS encoding tetratricopeptide repeat protein, whose amino-acid sequence MRLIGKNGPGAKSAATTEADTEGWADSAETSEDRPGALPAQRTGGLTDRRPVDGYGPDSLVHVSASQFTAAIGPYGAATEDEEVGEEGRERAGFDSASFETALAAREQAALEARHRQAADDGDADAAGRLGTLLLRRGDLEDAEPYLRGAAAAGLRSAANNLGVLLHQQGHRSEAAQWWRQAAVAGSAPAAHALGLQLRDQGEEEAAEYWLHFAADHGHPLGAYALGDLMEHRRDVRAERWFKVSADAGHREAAYRLARMREAAGDKETAETWYRTAAARSHARAALRLGVLLEERSRVDHGLLDEAARWYRQSAQNGEPRAACALGFLLRDSGDLTAAAEWWQEAAEAGDGNAANALGALHASRGEAAEAERWYRSALDAGDQNGAFNLGLLCAGAGRDQQAEQWYRRAAYAGHREACNALAVVLLQRGDESGAEPWFSKAAEAGSVDGAFNLGVLHAGRGDHRQAQEWYARAAAEGHGEAALQLAVAQEQRGNLAGALERYRQAAAGGSAEGAFRLASVLDRRGDADDEAEHWYAVAADAGHRRAQVRMGVRAAERGALEIAESWYRRAAGAGSRSAAFNLGLLLARQDCEAEAMLWYTRAADAGHGRAALRLALLALRRGEPVQAENWCRRAADYGPAEVAERAGRLLGALHAELSA is encoded by the coding sequence ATGAGGCTGATCGGCAAGAACGGGCCAGGAGCCAAGTCCGCGGCGACCACCGAGGCGGACACCGAGGGCTGGGCCGATAGCGCCGAGACCTCCGAGGACCGGCCCGGCGCCCTGCCCGCCCAGCGCACCGGCGGACTGACGGACCGCCGGCCGGTCGACGGCTACGGCCCCGACAGCCTGGTGCACGTCTCCGCCAGCCAGTTCACCGCCGCCATCGGCCCCTACGGCGCCGCCACCGAGGACGAGGAGGTCGGCGAGGAGGGGCGCGAGCGGGCCGGATTCGACTCCGCCAGCTTCGAGACCGCACTGGCCGCCCGGGAGCAGGCCGCCCTGGAGGCCCGGCACCGCCAGGCCGCCGACGACGGGGACGCGGACGCCGCCGGCCGGCTCGGCACCCTGCTGCTGCGCCGCGGGGACCTGGAGGACGCCGAGCCGTACCTGCGCGGCGCCGCCGCGGCCGGGCTGCGCTCGGCCGCCAACAACCTCGGCGTGCTGCTGCACCAGCAGGGGCACCGCTCGGAGGCGGCCCAGTGGTGGCGTCAGGCCGCGGTGGCCGGCAGCGCGCCCGCCGCGCACGCGCTCGGGCTCCAACTGCGGGACCAGGGCGAGGAGGAGGCCGCCGAGTACTGGCTGCACTTCGCCGCCGACCACGGGCACCCGCTCGGCGCCTACGCGTTGGGCGACCTGATGGAGCACCGGCGCGACGTGCGTGCCGAGCGCTGGTTCAAGGTCTCCGCCGACGCCGGGCACCGCGAGGCCGCCTACCGGCTGGCCCGGATGCGCGAGGCCGCGGGGGACAAGGAGACCGCCGAGACCTGGTACCGCACCGCCGCCGCCCGCAGTCACGCCCGCGCCGCGCTGCGGCTCGGGGTGCTGCTGGAGGAGCGCTCCCGGGTCGACCACGGCCTGCTGGACGAGGCGGCCCGCTGGTACCGGCAGTCGGCGCAGAACGGCGAGCCGCGGGCGGCCTGCGCGCTGGGCTTCCTGCTGCGCGACTCCGGGGACCTCACCGCCGCCGCCGAGTGGTGGCAGGAGGCGGCCGAGGCGGGCGACGGCAACGCCGCCAACGCCCTGGGCGCGCTGCACGCCTCGCGCGGCGAGGCGGCCGAGGCCGAACGCTGGTACCGCAGCGCACTGGACGCCGGCGACCAGAACGGCGCCTTCAACCTCGGACTGCTCTGCGCCGGGGCCGGGCGCGACCAGCAGGCCGAGCAGTGGTACCGCCGCGCCGCGTACGCCGGGCACCGCGAGGCGTGCAACGCGCTGGCCGTGGTGCTGCTCCAGCGCGGCGACGAGTCGGGCGCCGAGCCCTGGTTCTCCAAGGCCGCCGAGGCCGGCAGCGTGGACGGCGCCTTCAACCTGGGCGTGCTGCACGCCGGGCGCGGGGACCACCGGCAGGCGCAGGAGTGGTACGCGCGCGCCGCCGCCGAGGGCCACGGCGAGGCGGCCCTCCAACTGGCGGTGGCCCAGGAGCAGCGCGGCAACCTGGCGGGGGCGCTGGAGCGCTACCGGCAGGCGGCGGCCGGCGGGTCGGCCGAGGGCGCGTTCCGGCTGGCCTCGGTGCTGGACCGGCGCGGCGACGCGGACGACGAGGCCGAGCACTGGTACGCGGTCGCGGCCGACGCCGGCCACCGCCGGGCGCAGGTCCGGATGGGCGTGCGGGCCGCCGAGCGCGGGGCGCTGGAGATCGCCGAGAGCTGGTACCGGCGAGCGGCCGGGGCGGGCAGCCGCAGCGCGGCCTTCAACCTGGGACTGCTGCTGGCCCGGCAGGACTGCGAGGCCGAGGCGATGCTCTGGTACACCCGGGCCGCCGACGCCGGGCACGGCCGGGCGGCGCTGCGGCTGGCCCTGCTGGCGCTGCGCCGCGGCGAGCCGGTGCAGGCGGAGAACTGGTGCCGGCGGGCGGCCGACTACGGCCCCGCCGAGGTCGCCGAGCGGGCCGGCCGGCTGCTCGGCGCGTTGCACGCGGAGTTGAGCGCGTAG
- a CDS encoding Fur family transcriptional regulator, translated as MSDLLERLRGRGWRLTSQRRVVAEVLDGDHVHLTADEVHSRAVERLPEISRATVYNTLGELVCLGEVLEVATDGRAKRYDPNAHRPHQHLVCSGCGAIRDVHPQGDPLAGLPQGERFGFVLSGAEITYRGLCPECADRG; from the coding sequence ATGAGCGACCTGCTGGAACGACTTCGCGGACGTGGGTGGCGGCTGACCTCGCAGCGCCGGGTCGTGGCCGAGGTCCTCGACGGGGACCACGTCCACCTCACGGCCGACGAGGTGCACTCGCGCGCCGTGGAGCGCCTGCCCGAGATCAGCCGCGCGACGGTCTACAACACGCTCGGCGAGCTGGTCTGCCTCGGCGAGGTGCTGGAGGTCGCCACCGACGGGCGGGCCAAGCGGTACGACCCCAACGCGCACCGGCCGCACCAGCACCTGGTCTGCTCGGGCTGCGGCGCCATCCGCGACGTCCACCCGCAGGGCGACCCGCTGGCCGGCCTCCCGCAGGGCGAGCGGTTCGGCTTCGTCCTCTCGGGGGCCGAGATCACCTACCGGGGCCTCTGTCCGGAATGCGCGGACCGCGGCTGA
- a CDS encoding catalase: protein MSTQDELRPTLTTEAGAPVADNQNTETAGVGGPALIQDQQLFEKLAHFNRERIPERVVHARGAAAYGTFTVTADVTAYTRARFLSEVGKETETFLRFSTVAGNLGSADAVRDPRGFALKFYTEDGNYDLVGNNTPVFFIKDATKFPDFIHTQKRDPYTGSQEADNVWDFWGLSPEATHQVTWLFGDRGIPASYRHLDGFGSHTYQWQNEAGEYFWVKYHFKTDQGIKNLTAQEAARLAGEDPDSHQRDLRESIERGEYPSWTVSVQIMPAADAAHYRFNPFDLTKVWPHADYPLVEFGKLELNRNPDNVFAEVEQSIFSPSHFVPGIGPSPDKMLQGRLFAYADAHRYRVGVNADHLPVNRPHATEARTNSRDGYLYDGRHGRRKNYEPNSFGGPVQTGRPLWAATAVTGATGTHEAPSHAEDDDFVQAGNLYRLMGEEEKQRLIANLAGFIAKVSADREDIVERAVENFRQADADYGRRLETAVRELRKQR, encoded by the coding sequence ATGAGCACCCAGGACGAGCTGCGCCCCACCCTCACCACGGAGGCGGGTGCCCCCGTCGCCGACAACCAGAACACCGAGACCGCCGGCGTCGGCGGCCCGGCGCTCATCCAGGACCAGCAACTCTTCGAGAAGCTGGCGCACTTCAACCGGGAGCGGATCCCGGAGCGGGTGGTGCACGCCCGCGGCGCGGCGGCCTACGGCACCTTCACGGTGACCGCCGACGTCACCGCGTACACCCGGGCCCGCTTCCTCTCCGAGGTGGGCAAGGAGACCGAGACCTTCCTCCGGTTCTCCACCGTGGCGGGCAACCTCGGCTCCGCCGACGCCGTCCGCGACCCGCGCGGCTTCGCGCTGAAGTTCTACACCGAGGACGGCAACTACGACCTCGTCGGCAACAACACCCCGGTGTTCTTCATCAAGGACGCCACCAAGTTCCCGGACTTCATCCACACCCAGAAGCGGGACCCGTACACCGGCTCGCAGGAGGCGGACAACGTCTGGGACTTCTGGGGGCTGTCGCCCGAGGCGACCCACCAGGTGACCTGGCTCTTCGGCGACCGCGGCATCCCGGCCAGCTACCGCCACCTCGACGGCTTCGGCTCGCACACCTACCAGTGGCAGAACGAGGCCGGCGAGTACTTCTGGGTCAAGTACCACTTCAAGACCGACCAGGGCATCAAGAACCTGACGGCGCAGGAGGCGGCCAGGCTCGCGGGCGAGGACCCGGACAGCCACCAGCGCGACCTGCGCGAGTCCATCGAGCGCGGCGAGTACCCGAGCTGGACGGTCAGCGTCCAGATCATGCCGGCGGCGGACGCGGCCCACTACCGCTTCAACCCCTTCGACCTGACCAAGGTGTGGCCGCACGCCGACTACCCGCTGGTCGAGTTCGGCAAGCTGGAGCTCAACCGCAACCCCGACAACGTCTTCGCCGAGGTCGAGCAGTCGATCTTCTCGCCGTCGCACTTCGTACCCGGCATCGGCCCGTCCCCGGACAAGATGCTCCAGGGCCGGCTCTTCGCCTACGCGGACGCCCACCGCTACCGCGTCGGCGTCAACGCCGACCACCTGCCGGTGAACCGCCCGCACGCCACCGAGGCGCGTACCAACAGCCGGGACGGCTACCTCTACGACGGCCGCCACGGCCGCCGCAAGAACTACGAGCCCAACAGCTTCGGAGGCCCCGTGCAGACCGGCCGCCCGCTCTGGGCCGCGACGGCGGTCACCGGCGCGACCGGCACCCACGAGGCGCCCTCGCACGCCGAGGACGACGACTTCGTGCAGGCGGGGAACCTGTACCGGCTGATGGGCGAGGAGGAGAAGCAGCGGCTGATCGCCAACCTGGCCGGCTTCATCGCCAAGGTCTCGGCCGACCGCGAGGACATCGTCGAGCGGGCGGTCGAGAACTTCCGCCAGGCCGACGCCGACTACGGCCGCCGGCTGGAGACGGCGGTCCGGGAGCTGCGCAAGCAGCGGTAG
- the hisN gene encoding histidinol-phosphatase has protein sequence MADYHDDLRLAHVLADSADSVTLERFRALDLKVETKPDLTPVSDADKAAEELVRSVLQRARPRDAVLGEEFGLQGTGPRRWVIDPIDGTKNYIRGVPVWATLIALLEDGPDGVERPVVGIVSAPALNRRWWAAKDLGAFAGRSLTKAARIHVSGVSRLEDASFSYSSLSGWEERGRLDPFLDLTRACWRTRAYGDFWSYMMVAEGAVDIAAEPELSLWDMAANAVIVEEAGGRFTGLDGVPGPGGADAVASNGLLHAEALRRLSV, from the coding sequence ATGGCCGATTACCACGACGATCTCCGACTCGCCCACGTCCTCGCCGACTCGGCCGACTCGGTCACCCTGGAGCGCTTCCGCGCCCTCGACCTGAAGGTCGAGACCAAGCCCGACCTCACCCCGGTCAGCGACGCCGACAAGGCCGCCGAGGAGCTGGTGCGCAGCGTGCTCCAGCGCGCCCGCCCGCGCGACGCGGTGCTCGGCGAGGAGTTCGGCCTGCAGGGCACCGGGCCCCGCCGCTGGGTGATCGACCCGATCGACGGCACCAAGAACTACATCCGCGGCGTGCCGGTCTGGGCCACCCTGATCGCGCTGCTGGAGGACGGCCCGGACGGCGTGGAGCGCCCGGTGGTCGGCATCGTCTCCGCCCCCGCGCTGAACCGCCGCTGGTGGGCGGCCAAGGACCTCGGCGCCTTCGCCGGCCGTAGCCTGACCAAGGCCGCCCGGATCCACGTCTCCGGCGTCTCCCGTCTGGAGGACGCCTCGTTCTCCTACTCCTCGCTCTCCGGCTGGGAGGAGCGCGGCCGGCTCGACCCCTTCCTGGACCTCACCCGGGCCTGCTGGCGCACCCGCGCCTACGGGGACTTCTGGTCCTACATGATGGTCGCCGAGGGCGCGGTCGACATCGCCGCCGAACCCGAGCTGTCGCTGTGGGACATGGCCGCGAACGCCGTCATCGTCGAGGAGGCCGGCGGCCGGTTCACCGGTCTGGACGGCGTGCCCGGCCCGGGCGGTGCCGACGCCGTGGCCAGCAACGGCCTGCTGCACGCGGAGGCCCTGCGCCGCCTGAGCGTCTGA
- a CDS encoding DMT family transporter: MAWALVILAGLLETGFAINLKLSEGFTKLWPTISFCVFALSSFGLLTLSLKSLPVGPAYAVWTGIGAAGTAIYGMLFLDETTSVLKLVSISLVIAGVIGLQLSGTAH; encoded by the coding sequence ATGGCATGGGCCCTGGTGATCCTGGCCGGCCTCCTGGAGACCGGCTTCGCGATCAACCTCAAGCTCAGCGAAGGCTTCACCAAGCTCTGGCCCACCATCAGCTTCTGCGTCTTCGCCCTCAGCAGCTTCGGCCTGCTCACCCTCTCCCTGAAGAGCCTGCCGGTCGGTCCGGCGTACGCGGTCTGGACCGGCATCGGCGCGGCCGGCACCGCGATCTACGGCATGCTCTTCCTGGACGAGACCACCTCGGTGCTCAAGCTGGTCTCGATCTCCCTGGTCATCGCCGGGGTGATCGGCCTCCAACTCAGCGGCACGGCGCACTGA
- the rsgA gene encoding ribosome small subunit-dependent GTPase A: MRRYGKDADEDDIRNRPARRGSRPRTRIRPKHDDAAEAMVLTVDRGRLTCLLDVGTKQEREIVAMKARELGRKGVVVGDIVNIVGDLSGDADTLARIVRVEERTSVLRRTADDDDPFERIVVANAQQLAIVTALADPEPRPRLIDRCLVAAYDAGMEPLLVLTKSDLAPAEPLLESYAPLGINYVVTRRDELATEGAEAVRAHLRGRSTVFIGHSGVGKTTLVNALVPLHQRTTGVVNAVTGRGRHTTVSALALRLPPPPGAKPGSKKALDPGWVIDTPGFRSFGLSHIDPSRVIHAFPDLEPGTVDCPRACSHDEPDCALDAWVADGHAEQARLYSLRRLLASKETREGD; encoded by the coding sequence ATGCGCCGCTACGGCAAGGACGCCGACGAGGACGACATCCGCAACCGCCCCGCCCGCCGGGGCTCCCGGCCGCGGACCCGGATCCGGCCCAAGCACGACGACGCGGCCGAGGCGATGGTGCTCACCGTCGACCGCGGCCGGCTGACCTGCCTGCTGGACGTCGGAACGAAGCAGGAGCGCGAGATCGTCGCCATGAAGGCCCGTGAGCTGGGCCGCAAGGGCGTCGTCGTCGGCGACATCGTCAACATCGTCGGCGACCTCTCGGGGGACGCCGACACCCTGGCCCGGATCGTCCGGGTCGAGGAGCGCACCTCGGTGCTGCGCCGGACCGCGGACGACGACGACCCGTTCGAGCGGATCGTCGTCGCCAACGCCCAGCAGTTGGCCATCGTCACCGCGCTGGCCGACCCGGAGCCCCGGCCCCGGCTGATCGACCGCTGCCTGGTGGCCGCGTACGACGCCGGCATGGAGCCGCTGCTGGTGCTCACCAAGTCCGACCTGGCCCCGGCCGAGCCGCTGCTGGAGTCCTACGCCCCGCTCGGCATCAACTACGTGGTGACCCGGCGGGACGAGCTGGCCACCGAGGGCGCCGAGGCCGTCCGGGCGCACCTGCGCGGCCGCTCGACGGTGTTCATCGGCCACTCCGGCGTCGGCAAGACCACCCTGGTCAACGCCCTGGTACCGCTCCACCAGCGGACCACCGGGGTGGTCAACGCGGTGACCGGTCGCGGCCGGCACACCACCGTGTCGGCGCTGGCGCTGCGGCTGCCGCCGCCCCCGGGCGCCAAGCCGGGCTCGAAGAAGGCGCTCGACCCGGGCTGGGTGATCGACACCCCGGGGTTCCGCTCCTTCGGCCTCTCGCACATCGACCCGTCCCGGGTCATCCACGCCTTCCCCGACCTGGAGCCCGGCACCGTCGACTGCCCGCGCGCGTGCAGCCACGACGAACCGGACTGCGCGCTGGACGCCTGGGTCGCGGACGGCCACGCGGAGCAGGCCCGGCTGTACTCGTTGCGCCGTCTGCTGGCGAGCAAGGAGACCCGCGAGGGCGACTGA
- the aroA gene encoding 3-phosphoshikimate 1-carboxyvinyltransferase: protein MTETLWPAPVATTPVDATVTIPGSKSVTNRALVLAALSTEPGWVRRPLRSRDSQLMADGLRALGVGIEEQVNNDSGGLGGGEAWRVIPAPALRGPASVDVGNAGTVMRFLPPLAVLADGPVHFDGDPRSYERPQHGVINALRALGARIDDGGRGAFPLTVHGTGALDGGVVELDASSSSQFVSALLLSGARYNQGVEVRHVGGPVPSLPHIRMTVEMLRLAGAQVDAPEDGGEKDVWRVTPGALLGRDMVVEPDLSNAAPFFAAALVTGGRVTVRDWPRHTTQPGDQLRDIYTRMGGVCEFIDEGLQFTGTGRIHGIEADLHDVGELTPVIAAVAALADSESHLYGIAHLRMHETDRLAALAKEINDLGGDVTETEDGLRIRPRALRGGVFHTYEDHRLATAAAVIGLAVEGVQVENVATTAKTLPDFPKMWDELLGGAVVGG, encoded by the coding sequence ATGACCGAGACCCTGTGGCCCGCCCCCGTCGCGACCACCCCCGTTGACGCCACCGTCACCATCCCCGGCTCCAAGTCGGTCACCAACCGGGCTCTGGTGCTGGCCGCCCTCTCCACCGAACCCGGCTGGGTGCGGCGCCCGCTGCGCAGCCGCGACTCCCAGCTGATGGCCGACGGCCTGCGGGCGCTCGGGGTCGGCATCGAGGAGCAGGTCAACAACGACTCCGGCGGCCTCGGCGGCGGGGAGGCCTGGCGGGTCATCCCGGCCCCCGCACTGCGCGGCCCGGCCTCCGTGGACGTCGGCAACGCCGGCACGGTCATGCGCTTCCTCCCCCCGCTCGCCGTCCTCGCCGACGGCCCGGTGCACTTCGACGGCGACCCGCGCAGCTACGAGCGCCCCCAGCACGGCGTGATCAACGCCCTGCGCGCGCTCGGCGCCCGGATCGACGACGGCGGCCGCGGCGCCTTCCCGCTCACCGTGCACGGCACCGGCGCGCTGGACGGCGGTGTGGTGGAGCTGGACGCCTCCTCCTCCTCGCAGTTCGTCTCCGCCCTGCTGCTCTCCGGCGCCCGGTACAACCAGGGCGTCGAGGTCCGCCACGTCGGCGGGCCGGTCCCCTCGCTGCCGCACATCCGGATGACGGTCGAGATGCTGCGGCTGGCCGGCGCCCAGGTGGACGCCCCGGAGGACGGCGGCGAGAAGGACGTCTGGCGGGTCACCCCCGGCGCCCTGCTCGGCCGCGACATGGTGGTCGAGCCGGACCTCTCCAACGCGGCGCCGTTCTTCGCCGCCGCCCTGGTCACCGGCGGTCGGGTGACCGTCCGCGACTGGCCGAGGCACACCACCCAGCCCGGCGACCAGCTGCGCGACATCTACACCCGGATGGGCGGCGTCTGCGAGTTCATCGACGAGGGCCTGCAGTTCACCGGCACCGGCCGGATCCACGGCATCGAGGCGGACCTGCACGACGTCGGCGAGCTCACCCCGGTGATCGCCGCCGTCGCCGCGCTCGCCGACTCCGAGTCCCACCTGTACGGCATCGCGCACCTGCGGATGCACGAGACGGACCGGCTGGCCGCGCTGGCCAAGGAGATCAACGACCTCGGCGGCGACGTCACCGAGACCGAGGACGGCCTGCGGATCCGCCCGCGCGCGCTGCGCGGCGGCGTGTTCCACACCTACGAGGACCACCGCCTGGCCACCGCGGCCGCGGTGATCGGGCTGGCCGTCGAGGGGGTCCAGGTGGAGAACGTGGCCACCACCGCCAAGACCTTGCCGGACTTCCCGAAGATGTGGGACGAGTTGCTCGGCGGAGCAGTGGTGGGCGGCTGA